A region of the Sarcophilus harrisii chromosome 3, mSarHar1.11, whole genome shotgun sequence genome:
ATACAGAAGACATCATACTATGTGAACAAGTTAAGAtgacttttattttccttaaatttttatataatttgaagatgatggaataatttaaatttagcagaaattattgttgtttgttaaacatctttaaaaatcttttcactttttttaaaggtATACACAGCTCGACTCTTAAAGTCAGAGTTTCAAAGAGTTTTCTGGATTGAGAGGTTGAGTGGTCCATGGTCACAGCATGCATTAATCAGAGACAGGCCCTGGATCCAGTTCTTCCTAATTTTAAGTTTGTCCTATCTAATATGTCATGccaccttttaaaattttgtcagtgTGTAATATGTTTTTATTAAGATGGCATGTCATTTTGGAAGTTTTTTGGTtctacaaattaaataaaaacgcGTGACTTATTGTCCTGAGGGAAAGtactatgataaaaataaattttcatgacAGCCTGCGAGCTTTTAGAAATATAACACTATATAGTAaaatttcaattccaaattttttgtTAATTCAGAAACAAGGAGGTttacatttcattattatttttatatcaaaccATTTGTTTAAACCTAttattaggcagctaggtggcacagtggataagatCTGAAATctggaaggcctgagttcaattttggcctcacttaacgcttcctagctgtgaccttggcaagtcatttaacctcaattgccttagcaaaaaataaataaataaacattattagTGTAAACAGTATTGCCAAAGCAATATCATTTCTAAGATAAGAGTtctacttatttatatataaatagactAAATGAATTAATTGATTTAATCTGGTAGccataagacttttttttttttttaatggaactttctttaatttgaaatactttttatacttggaagaaaatgtacatttttttaaaaatttaaaagtgtaatTCATTTTGCTCATCTTATCTATCCTTTCTCCAGTCCAGAGTAGTGAcaattattttatgtatgttGAATGtgcataatgaaaaaaaaatttcatgtcaCGTCAATGTTTTAGTTGGCTGTTGGAAGAAACCTAGATAGATGTTAAAACTCTGACCATTTTGGActatcttaatttttaattcttagttattttgaatgataccttttaaaaagaattaataataattctttggtaATATGGCACTTTCCCCCTTTATCCTAATAATGATGTCTTATTAATGAGGAACTGCAAGAAAATTTCAATGCAATTAAAATTGGTTTATCATCATTGAATAACAGTGAAAATGCTTTAGTAATAAATATGTAACTACATATGTATCCTAGAATCATTTAGTGTCCTTCAGTCCCTGAAAAAATACTAGGAATTAATTCCTGCTTCTATTAAATTAGATCCTATATAGAAATCTTATTTTCTAGTGCTAGATTTCCTAGCATCTAATTGTGTTTTACACATATTCCCACTCCACCCCCATATCTtttgaatgaaaattttaaaaaaggtaagaTTGTTGTCATATAGCAGTTTGAGAGAATATGTTTTTAAGTTTGGAACTTATTTAGTATGGGCTATTCAGTATCTGTCATTGCTTTATTGTTTGACCTAAGCAAATTAGTCTATAAAACTTGCATAAAAAATAATAggtaaaatagttttaaaaattcttagaaaatgatttttaaaaaaatattcagcaTTATCAGCAACACTACCTTCCTGTAACAGTATTGATAATTTAATTCCCTTTGAACTTATTCTGTTACCAAGTTTTCATGATAATTGGCTGGTTggtttctgttaattattttgaaagtAGCCAACAAAATTGTAGATGTAGAGATCTCAAAGGACTTTCAGAGTCTTAGCTTCATCTTTTTATTGATGAGAGAACTGAAGttgagagaagaaattaaaataaaataaaaattttattctagaTCATCTGAGTAATTTTTCACTATACCATACTATCTAAACAAGTTTTTTTGGTGTCCTAACAGTATTGGTCCATAAACCTGTACTTTTTGATATGGGTGTTTAATCTTTTCATGTAGACTGTTTGCTACAACAGTATTATGTGTGTGTACCTACCCTTTCTGTATGGCTCTTGTCCATGTCCTCACAGTTTCACCTTGGGAAATCTCTCTCATCTACTGAATCACttaccttatttttttctgacataATTATTATATTGGAGTATCCAATCTTTCAGTTCACCAATTATTTCTTGCTGTTACCAAGAGTATCCTTTCTTTTTCAGTATCATATTTCCTTGATGATGGCctttattttagttcttttttgtaattctttgttatatttgTCAGAGGCTATGATGTTCTGTGATTCAAAGAACAAAACTAAtagaatattggtattaaaaataGTTGAGTCTTTACTTCTGGAAGAAGTTTGAGAACATTGAAGGAGCCCTACAATTTATGTAGAATCATGAGATTCCCTTCCCACCTATTTAATTTGGGGCCTAGTTCACTGTTAATTTGCAAGTTCTCTCTAAAGCAATCTCTCTAAGATGGCTTATTCTCTCCATAAAATACTGACTTGAAAAATGGATTATAAAGCTAACCCAGATTTTCTTTATtgacaggaaaaaagagaaaaaaatcctgaaCAATTTGATGATTGTTACAAATTAGGAGAAGAATTTTGCCAGTGGTTCTTTGAGCTTCTCAACTCTCAGAATCCTTTCTTTGGACCACCCCAAGAAAAATGGGGACCCCAGCACTTTTGGGATGATGTCAAGCTAAAATTTTGTTACAACACATCAGAACAAAATGTGATAGACTATCATGGTTCAGAACTGGTGAGCTTGCGTTTACTATCTCTGGTGAAAGAAGAGTTTCTATTTCTTAATCCCAACTTAGATTGCAATGGATTGAAGTGTGTATCCTCTCCACATGGATTAGTTGTAGTTGCAGTTGCTGGCACTGTCCACCGAGGCAATATGTGTTTAGGCATCTTTGAACAAGTATTTGGCCTCATCCGCAGCCCTTTTCTAGTAAACACTTGGAAAATAAAGTTTGTCAATCTGAGGATTGTTGGACAGAATTCCCTTGAACCTGGAGTGACATTGGAGAAGCCTTCAATAACATTGGAATCCAAAGAATTAGAATTACTATATAATGGAAATGGAGCAACATGTAGTAGAAATGAAGCATTGCTTACTGAAACCCCTGTTTTATGTAGTGGAAGTGGAAATCAGGCACTGTGTCATCAAAATGAGGCATCACGTAACACGTATGAGTTGGAATTACCTAATTTAAAACACTGAGTACTgtatgtcaaattaaaaaaaacctttttattcaGAACCTCTTCAGCTTATGCTGTACCAATATTGCTCAGATGATTTCAGGCTTGCAGGGTTGGCATATTTCAGTTCAGATACTGTTGATTACAAACTAAAATCTCTTTCCACTTTAGTTTGGACAAATATTATGAGATCTTGACCCCATTCATCAAATAAATTTCACTTTAGATTTCATGATTAATAATGTGCCTTAGAAATCaagcaatattttcattttattttgcagaaattctaattctttcaaaatgtttgctttgtaatagaaaaaaatacaataatttgCATGATTTCCTACTGATTCTTATTTTAGGAGTATTTTATTGAGCAGTTAttacaaaatagaatatatagtTTTAACGGAAATCATACACTCTTGAGTTGGTAACCTTAATGCAAAATCAAATACTTGAGCCAGCTGGATGATAAACTCTtgtatttaattgtatttaaGGAAAAATGCCAGTGATTTATTATATGGCTATTCGTTGTACAAGTTATATACCTTTCAAAAACATCAAAACTTATTTTCCCAAACTATTCTGGCATTGGCAAATGTTAATTTCAAAATGAGCTAACACTGAACCTTATTTATACCTACTTGTTAAAAGATACATCTTTTCACTACACTTTTGGAAATTCCTATCGCAGTCATCTTGATTggtgtaagtttttttttttttttttttaatagtaaatttCACTCAggtttttttggtatttattgatattttttccctgcttaattttttttatttgatttggatTATACACTTCAATTGCCaggaataaattaatgaaaatagatTAATTGGTTTGCATTCCTCTTATTCCTCTTGctgattacacaggatttagttACTTATTCTTGAGTTATGTtctattttatggaataaaacaagcatttccatagcatAGTACGTTAAAAAGCATGATTGCCTACAAAGCTGCAAATCTCTTATATACAGCTtgatattcctttcaaatatacaaaattattgtggaaatttctttttttccctccctccctttttcttccaccgccctagagatggctaccattttAGACATAAATAGGTAAAGATTTTAGTTTTTAACCAATAGACTGTACTGACTTAGTTTACAAGtatctttctcttatttgatAAGTTTAGAAAAGTTGATGAGCCAAATAAAGGAAGCTATTTACTATAATATCaaatgttaatatttaatatgACATGAGATAAGAGTAAAATGCAAGGTTGATGGGATAAACTTAATACATTTCTGTTTTGCCATCTCACATCAAGATGCgttttgaaagaacaaaaaggaaagttCTTGGGAGATCCAGAATTAAAAGCAAAGTTGCTGGAGGTATAGaactaaagatttaaaaaaacaagtttatttttaaatgttacacttaaatatttcaaattccAGCTTGGCAAGAGCAATACCTTATTCATCTCCCTATTTCTATATAAGGTGCCTTGTTCACAGATATTTGATAATTTTCtactaaaggaaagaaagataacaTTCATTGAAAAATGAGTCTGTTTCATTGCTAAATAGTCTTGGGGCTATTTATTACTGGGAGGAAAAGTGGCATAGGATAATCTATAAAGCTCTGACCCAGAAGTCAAGATGACCAAATTCTGGCCATGaacctggggaagtcatttatttcctttataccTCATGCTACGCtcttaataaagttttaaaatttccaaacaaTTGTTATACTGTAACTAGCATTAACACCATGGAGTTCCATATATTAATAACATTACAAGTCCtgatttccttctctccccccaaaaataaatcTATTAGGAAAAATAGTACATGTTGTCATAATAAGGCGCAAAATACATCTTAGGAGAAGCCTTAACATTCATTCTGGAGTGTATAAGCAAGCTAGATTTAAGAGAACACTTAGGTACCCCAGAAGATTTAAAATTACCAGACCTAGATTAATTACATCCTAATGTACTGAAAAACTTGGTTACTGTAATATTAAAAACTGTTATTGGTGATAAAGGGGATATTAAAAGATAATAGTATCAGTGATAAATGAAAAGTTGTGGAAAATGGAAGAAGTTGTCACAGAACTgaagaaaaatgttcaaaaaaatttttaaggaaaaaaaataatgcagactGTAGGCCAATGAATGAGTTAGGGGAGAAATTGAGAATATATTAACAGCATTGTATGTCAACaatctagaaaaggaagttgAACTCCAGGGAAGAGCTAGCATGACTATGTGAAGAACAACAAATCATACCAGAcgaatctcatttcctttttttttttttttttttagttaatagaCTTAAAGCAATGCTTTACATTGTACTGAAGTTTTCCCCAGCCTTCAtcaaaagcatttaacaaaagtTTGTTATTCACAAGACCATAATGAATCAATATGAGTTGGATAATGGCAGAAAAGTAGTTAAATGACTAGACTAGCTAATGAGACCTTAATAGAGTGCCTAGGGATCTATATTTGGTTATATACTGTTTTGGCATtatcaattatttatataaagatataaatatcctacttatcaaatttgtaaattatataaaaatttcaggGAAAGTCATCACTAGATAATGGAGTCAGAATGAGAAAAGAGCTTAGCCAAATGGCCAAAtctaacacacacaaaaaaatagttttgagaaTAACTGTTAAGTCCTTcattttgattgaaaaaaatctatttt
Encoded here:
- the C3H3orf38 gene encoding uncharacterized protein C3orf38 homolog, producing MARREGRRETRKRFRLQLLRWLLARLCPSAFPRPGVNMSGLNKIELEGCRDLLGLMETSEILALCDTITNRLVQPQDRQDAIRAVLAYSQSAEELLKRKKVYREIIFKYLAMKGVIVPPASEKHNLIQYAKNHWNKPELKVMEETLEKVPNTEDIILCEQEKREKNPEQFDDCYKLGEEFCQWFFELLNSQNPFFGPPQEKWGPQHFWDDVKLKFCYNTSEQNVIDYHGSELVSLRLLSLVKEEFLFLNPNLDCNGLKCVSSPHGLVVVAVAGTVHRGNMCLGIFEQVFGLIRSPFLVNTWKIKFVNLRIVGQNSLEPGVTLEKPSITLESKELELLYNGNGATCSRNEALLTETPVLCSGSGNQALCHQNEASRNTYELELPNLKH